The following coding sequences lie in one Mycobacterium gordonae genomic window:
- a CDS encoding cobyric acid synthase encodes MSGALLVAGTSSDAGKSMVVAGLCRLLARKGVRVAPFKAQNMSNNSAVTVEGGEIGRAQAIQARAAGLEPSVRFNPVLLKPGSDGTSQLVIRGQATGYVGAASYFRHRDHVAGVVLDELSALRAEFDAVICEGAGSPAEINLRSTDIANMGLARAAELPVVLVGDIDRGGVLAHLFGTVAVLDRDDQALIAGFIVNKFRGDRSLLEPGLTQLADLTGRPTYGVLPYSEQMWLDAEDSLSVVAHRSVGTPELPRGQQWLKVAALRLPRISNSTDVEALACEPGVVVRWVTDPADVADADLIVIPGSKATVADLSWLRERGLAVMIVEHAAAGKPVLGICGGFQMLCRSIDDAVESRAGAVDGLGLLDADIEFARTKTLRRWREPLSGYEIHYGRLTRCTETPWFEVGAEAAGVRRGAVFGTHWHGLLDNDAFRRAFLTTVAGAAGRDRFIVADDVNVSARRDAQLDMSADLLDAHLDIDAVLGLLTGSAPRRPYLRSELRP; translated from the coding sequence GTGAGTGGGGCCCTGCTGGTTGCGGGCACCAGCTCGGACGCCGGCAAATCCATGGTGGTCGCCGGGCTGTGCCGGCTGCTGGCGCGCAAGGGAGTTCGGGTCGCGCCGTTCAAAGCCCAGAATATGTCGAACAATTCCGCTGTCACCGTTGAAGGCGGCGAGATCGGTCGCGCCCAGGCGATCCAGGCCCGCGCGGCGGGCCTGGAACCCAGCGTGCGGTTCAATCCGGTGCTGCTCAAACCAGGCAGCGATGGCACCTCGCAGCTGGTCATCCGCGGACAGGCCACCGGTTACGTCGGCGCCGCAAGTTACTTCCGGCATCGAGATCACGTTGCCGGTGTCGTTCTCGACGAATTGTCAGCCCTGCGTGCCGAATTCGACGCCGTGATCTGCGAGGGCGCTGGGTCCCCGGCCGAAATCAATTTGCGCTCAACCGATATCGCCAACATGGGCCTGGCCCGAGCCGCCGAGTTGCCGGTCGTGCTGGTCGGCGACATCGACCGGGGTGGGGTGCTGGCACATCTGTTCGGGACGGTCGCGGTCCTCGATCGTGACGATCAGGCGCTGATTGCGGGTTTCATAGTGAACAAGTTCCGGGGTGATCGCTCGCTTTTGGAACCGGGGTTGACGCAGCTGGCGGACCTGACCGGTCGACCCACCTATGGAGTGCTGCCCTATTCCGAGCAGATGTGGCTGGACGCCGAGGATTCCCTCTCGGTGGTGGCGCACCGGTCGGTCGGCACGCCGGAATTGCCCCGTGGTCAGCAGTGGTTGAAGGTGGCAGCCCTTCGCCTGCCGCGTATCTCGAATTCGACCGACGTCGAGGCGCTGGCGTGTGAACCCGGTGTGGTGGTGCGCTGGGTCACCGATCCGGCCGACGTCGCCGACGCCGACCTGATCGTCATTCCGGGCAGCAAAGCCACCGTGGCCGATCTGTCGTGGCTGCGGGAACGCGGTCTGGCCGTGATGATCGTCGAGCACGCTGCGGCGGGCAAGCCGGTGTTGGGAATCTGCGGCGGCTTCCAAATGTTGTGCCGCAGTATCGACGACGCGGTGGAGTCGCGGGCCGGGGCAGTGGATGGATTGGGGCTCCTGGACGCCGACATCGAATTCGCCAGGACCAAGACATTACGGCGCTGGCGAGAACCGTTATCCGGCTACGAGATTCATTACGGACGGCTGACCCGGTGCACGGAGACGCCGTGGTTCGAGGTCGGTGCCGAGGCCGCGGGAGTACGGCGCGGAGCGGTCTTCGGCACCCATTGGCACGGCCTGCTCGACAACGACGCTTTCCGCCGGGCATTCCTCACCACTGTCGCGGGAGCGGCCGGCCGGGATAGGTTCATCGTCGCCGACGACGTGAACGTCTCCGCTCGCCGGGACGCCCAACTGGACATGAGCGCCGATCTGCTGGATGCGCACCTCGACATCGACGCGGTGCTGGGTCTGCTCACCGGTTCGGCGCCGCGGCGACCGTATCTCCGTAGCGAGTTGAGACCGTAG
- a CDS encoding PPE family protein — protein sequence MSFFAFPPEINSARIFTGAGPGPMLAAATAWDGLAAELYSAATCFDLVTSGLAGGTWQGPAATAMAGAAAPYVGWLNAAASGAEEVAGQARFAAGAFEAARAATVHPAALVAHRSQLLSLVFSNLFGQNAPAIAAAEAAYEQMWAQDVAAMSDYYSRISAAVAQLVPWQSSLQDLAGRVTGLLGIGGKAPAAASAAADSNAAETTAVAAPGGAAADPVAAPRLAAAAPLAAGIGNQGTGNSGNGNIGNDNIGSGNRGGGNGGSGNMGSNNLGSGNQGSGNGGSGNIGDNNAGSGNTGNFNEGNGNRGNGNIGNGNRGSNNPGSGNTGGTNVGNGNQGSFNPGDGNIGGNNAGDGNTGSTNQGDGNRGLGNEGDGNRGSFNRGSGNTGNGNAGNGNTGNSNDGDGNNSGNALVGGNSGDGNLGTGNAGDGNNGRDNQGGGNFGDANIGNGNRGNTNPGDGNLGNTNAGNGNEGNDNRGHGNLGSGNTGDANKGDNNFGKGNLGNTNAGDGNKGGANGGSGNLGDLNPGSGNKGSNNVGQGNAGNANTGDGNLGNGNAGLGNAGDNNTGAGNKGNTNSGFGNTGNNNQGNGNRGNDNLGNGNFGNANTGLGNRGDNNTGNGNLGNGNAGFGNKGSNNQGSGNQGNNNVGHGDIGSNNTGSGNIGSGNAGSGNRGVGLGTGDNNLGSGNQGSSNAGNGNIGNGNTGSGNRGIGLGTGDNNLGSGNQGSNNAGNGNIGNANGGSGNTGSNNAGSGNAGSNNTGGGNFGSGNIGEGNRGNGNAGSGNVGNGNPGMGNTGSGNQGGGNNGTNNQGWGNTGTNNVGFGNTGNNNIGFGLTGDNQVGIGRLNSGWFNLGLGNSGNFNIGFGNSGSGNIGFGNSGNYNIGFGNAGSGNFGWWNGGNGNTFAMNSGNYNTGFWNAGNLNTGLWNSGSNNTGFFNAGSTNTGLFNSGSTNTGLYNSGSTNTGNYNSGSTNTGRYNSGGTNTGNYNSGGTNTGDYNAGGTNTGNYNSGGTNTGNYNSGGTNTGSFNAGGTNYGSYNAGGTNTGNFNAGGTNTGDYNSGGTNAGYYNSGGTNTGNYNSGGTNTGNYNAGGTNTGNYNSGGTNTGNYNSGGTNTGNYNSGNTNTGDQNSGNTNTGNQNSGNTNTGNLNSGNTNTGNLNSGNTNTGNQNSGNTNTGNLNSGNTNTFGDASRPDGYNSGDTNTGSYNSGNTNTGNYNSGNTNTGNLNSGNTNTGNQNSGNTNTGNLNSGNTNTGNQNSGNTNTGNLNSGNTNTYSNPSSPDGYNSGDTNTGSYNSGNTNTGHRNSGNTNTGTGNSGNTNTGDFNAGFTNTGDRNSGNTNTGTGNSGNTNTGNFNSGFTDTGNGNSGNTNRFDFNSGNTNTGTNNAGFTNTGDGNSGRTNTGTNNAGNTNTGNGNSGNTNTGNNNAGTTNTGNGNSGNTNTGNNNAGNTNTGNGNRGNTNTGNDNSGSTNTGDRNSGNTNTGNDNSGNTNTGNNNSGNWNVGNDNTGNGAPVGASGTGNLLGSSGTNNSTGSSGSGNAGLGGNSGFNNSGISGGNSGRDNVGAGFGNSGSSHNGVGGGNSGTDHDGAGGGNSGTNNDGAGGGNSGSDHSGANGGNSGTNNDGAGGGNSGINNSGAGGGNAGSGNSGSNGSSGENNFGSGGNSGFSNSGSAGQSGTGNSGGAGNSGTNNSGSLGSSGQANGGAGGNSGVGNSGSAGNSGNGNSGSAGNSGFNNSGGGGNSGTNNTGVTFGSSGANNIAAGGNSGTSNSGSGGNSGSGNSGSAGNSGLNNQGGGGNSGTSNTGATFGSSGLNNAAAGGSSGRGNNGTAGNSGFNNNGSGGQSGTGNNGGAGTSGSGNNAAGGSSGSNNNGTAGNSGTGNNGSAGNSGSGNNGSAGSSGANNNVISFGSSGTGNIAASGSSGSGNSGSGGDSGTDNAGSAGSSGNNNNGTAGSSGSGNVGGGNAGTGNIGFGSSGGTNIGAGSSGTSNPGAGNAGTGNVGAGTSGINNPGTGSSGNQNFGFGTSGNYNAGAGNSGTFNPGAGSSGLFNIYAGDSGYLASGLGNSGLLTFGAGNSGAVTPGAGNSGWLLAGLGNSGTLNLGSALSGLVAFGAANSGLLNIGTTLSGFANLGVYNAGLLDIGYLPRALYVGNLALEVANFLLRQLTALLPGV from the coding sequence ATGAGCTTCTTCGCCTTCCCGCCGGAGATCAACTCCGCGCGTATCTTCACCGGAGCGGGCCCGGGCCCGATGCTGGCGGCCGCGACGGCCTGGGATGGTTTGGCTGCCGAATTGTATTCGGCCGCAACTTGTTTTGACTTGGTGACGTCGGGGCTGGCCGGTGGCACCTGGCAGGGTCCCGCGGCGACGGCGATGGCGGGCGCCGCCGCCCCCTACGTCGGGTGGCTCAACGCGGCGGCGTCCGGGGCCGAGGAGGTCGCCGGACAGGCGCGATTCGCTGCCGGAGCTTTCGAGGCGGCCAGGGCCGCGACGGTACATCCCGCCGCATTGGTCGCCCATCGAAGCCAATTGTTGTCACTGGTTTTCTCGAATCTGTTCGGGCAGAACGCCCCGGCCATCGCGGCCGCCGAGGCCGCCTACGAGCAAATGTGGGCCCAGGACGTCGCGGCAATGTCGGATTACTATTCGCGGATTTCGGCCGCCGTCGCCCAGCTGGTGCCCTGGCAAAGTTCGCTGCAAGACCTGGCCGGCCGGGTCACCGGCCTGCTGGGGATCGGAGGAAAAGCGCCGGCGGCGGCGAGTGCCGCGGCGGACAGCAACGCCGCTGAGACAACCGCCGTTGCCGCACCGGGAGGAGCCGCCGCCGACCCGGTCGCGGCTCCCAGACTCGCTGCCGCCGCCCCGCTGGCTGCCGGGATCGGCAACCAGGGCACCGGCAACAGCGGCAACGGCAACATCGGCAACGATAACATCGGCAGCGGCAACAGGGGCGGCGGCAACGGCGGCAGCGGCAACATGGGTTCGAACAACCTCGGCAGTGGCAACCAGGGCAGCGGCAACGGCGGCAGCGGCAACATCGGCGACAACAATGCCGGCAGCGGCAATACCGGAAACTTCAACGAGGGCAACGGAAACCGGGGCAACGGGAATATCGGCAACGGTAACCGCGGCAGTAATAACCCAGGCAGCGGCAACACCGGCGGTACCAACGTCGGCAACGGCAATCAGGGCAGCTTCAACCCCGGCGACGGCAACATCGGTGGAAACAACGCGGGCGACGGCAACACCGGCAGCACCAACCAGGGCGACGGAAACCGGGGCCTGGGCAACGAAGGCGATGGCAACCGTGGCAGCTTCAACCGCGGCAGCGGCAACACCGGCAACGGCAACGCCGGCAACGGCAACACCGGCAACTCGAATGACGGGGACGGCAACAACAGCGGTAACGCCCTGGTCGGCGGAAACTCCGGCGACGGCAACCTCGGCACCGGAAACGCCGGCGACGGCAACAATGGTCGCGACAACCAGGGCGGCGGCAACTTCGGTGACGCCAACATCGGCAACGGCAACCGCGGCAACACGAATCCGGGCGACGGCAACCTGGGCAACACCAACGCCGGAAACGGTAACGAGGGCAACGACAATCGCGGTCACGGCAACCTGGGTAGCGGCAATACCGGGGATGCCAACAAGGGCGACAACAACTTTGGCAAGGGCAACCTGGGCAACACCAACGCCGGTGACGGCAACAAGGGCGGGGCCAACGGCGGTTCGGGCAACCTGGGTGATTTGAACCCCGGTAGCGGGAACAAGGGCTCCAACAACGTCGGCCAGGGTAACGCCGGCAACGCCAACACCGGCGACGGCAACCTGGGCAACGGCAACGCCGGGTTGGGCAACGCGGGCGACAACAACACCGGCGCCGGCAACAAGGGCAACACCAATTCCGGGTTCGGCAACACCGGCAACAACAACCAGGGCAACGGCAACCGCGGCAACGACAACCTCGGCAACGGCAACTTCGGCAACGCCAACACCGGCCTGGGCAACCGCGGCGACAACAACACCGGAAACGGCAACCTGGGCAACGGCAATGCCGGCTTCGGCAACAAGGGCAGCAACAACCAGGGTTCCGGCAACCAGGGCAACAACAACGTCGGTCACGGAGACATCGGCAGCAACAACACCGGCAGCGGCAACATCGGCAGCGGCAACGCCGGCAGCGGCAACCGCGGTGTGGGGTTGGGCACCGGCGACAACAATCTGGGCAGCGGCAACCAGGGCAGCAGCAATGCCGGCAACGGCAACATCGGCAACGGCAACACGGGCAGCGGCAACCGCGGTATCGGGTTGGGCACCGGCGACAACAATCTGGGCAGCGGCAACCAGGGCAGCAACAATGCCGGCAACGGCAACATCGGCAACGCCAACGGCGGCAGCGGCAACACCGGCAGCAACAACGCCGGCAGCGGTAACGCCGGCAGTAACAACACCGGCGGCGGCAACTTCGGCAGCGGCAATATCGGCGAGGGAAACCGGGGCAACGGCAATGCCGGGAGCGGCAACGTCGGCAACGGCAACCCCGGCATGGGCAATACCGGTAGCGGCAATCAGGGCGGTGGGAACAACGGGACCAACAACCAGGGTTGGGGAAACACCGGGACCAACAACGTCGGCTTCGGTAACACCGGAAACAACAACATCGGCTTCGGGCTCACCGGAGACAACCAGGTGGGTATCGGCCGCCTGAACTCGGGATGGTTCAACCTGGGCCTGGGCAACTCCGGAAACTTCAATATCGGATTCGGAAACTCGGGCAGCGGCAACATCGGTTTCGGCAACTCGGGCAACTACAACATCGGCTTCGGCAACGCCGGCAGCGGAAACTTCGGCTGGTGGAACGGCGGCAACGGCAACACCTTCGCGATGAACTCCGGCAACTACAACACCGGATTCTGGAACGCGGGGAACCTGAACACCGGCCTGTGGAATTCCGGAAGCAACAACACGGGATTTTTCAACGCCGGCAGCACGAACACAGGTCTGTTCAACTCGGGCAGCACGAACACCGGGTTGTACAACTCGGGCAGCACCAACACCGGAAACTACAACTCGGGCAGCACGAACACCGGGCGGTACAACTCAGGCGGGACCAACACCGGTAATTACAACTCCGGCGGCACCAACACGGGCGACTACAACGCCGGCGGCACCAACACCGGTAACTACAACTCGGGCGGCACCAACACCGGAAACTACAACTCCGGCGGCACCAACACCGGCAGCTTCAATGCCGGCGGCACCAACTACGGCAGCTACAACGCCGGTGGCACGAATACCGGCAACTTCAACGCCGGTGGCACGAACACCGGTGACTACAACTCCGGTGGCACCAACGCGGGTTACTACAACTCCGGTGGGACGAACACCGGCAATTACAATTCCGGTGGCACCAATACGGGTAATTACAATGCCGGTGGGACGAACACCGGCAACTACAACTCCGGCGGCACCAACACGGGTAACTACAATTCGGGCGGCACCAACACCGGTAATTACAACTCCGGCAACACCAACACTGGTGACCAGAACTCGGGCAACACCAACACCGGCAACCAGAACTCGGGCAACACCAACACCGGCAACTTAAACTCCGGCAACACCAACACCGGCAACCTCAACTCCGGCAACACCAACACCGGCAACCAGAACTCGGGCAACACCAACACCGGCAACCTCAACTCCGGCAACACCAACACGTTCGGCGACGCCAGCCGCCCCGACGGCTACAACTCGGGCGACACCAATACCGGCAGCTACAACTCCGGGAACACCAACACCGGCAATTACAACTCCGGCAACACCAACACCGGCAACCTCAACTCCGGCAACACCAACACCGGCAACCAGAACTCGGGCAACACCAACACCGGCAACCTCAACTCCGGCAACACCAACACCGGCAACCAGAACTCGGGCAACACCAACACCGGGAACCTCAACTCCGGCAACACCAACACCTACTCCAACCCCAGCTCGCCGGACGGCTACAACTCGGGCGACACCAACACCGGCAGCTACAACTCCGGGAACACCAACACCGGTCACCGGAACTCTGGCAACACCAACACCGGTACCGGTAACTCCGGCAACACCAACACCGGCGACTTCAATGCCGGGTTCACCAACACCGGCGACCGCAACTCTGGCAATACGAACACCGGTACCGGTAACTCCGGCAACACCAACACCGGAAACTTCAACTCCGGCTTCACCGACACGGGCAACGGAAACTCGGGCAATACCAACAGATTCGACTTCAACTCGGGCAACACGAACACCGGCACCAACAACGCCGGCTTCACCAACACCGGTGACGGTAACTCCGGCAGGACCAACACCGGCACCAACAATGCCGGCAACACCAACACGGGCAACGGCAACAGCGGCAACACCAACACCGGCAACAACAACGCCGGCACCACCAACACCGGCAACGGCAACAGCGGCAACACCAACACCGGCAACAACAACGCGGGTAACACCAACACCGGCAACGGCAACCGCGGCAACACCAACACCGGCAATGACAACAGCGGCAGCACCAACACCGGTGACAGAAACAGCGGCAACACCAACACCGGCAATGACAACTCGGGTAACACCAACACCGGCAACAACAACTCGGGCAACTGGAATGTCGGCAACGACAACACCGGAAACGGTGCCCCGGTGGGGGCTTCCGGCACGGGTAACCTCCTCGGTTCGTCGGGTACCAACAATTCGACCGGCTCATCGGGTAGCGGCAATGCCGGCTTGGGGGGTAACTCAGGGTTCAACAACAGCGGCATCTCCGGCGGAAACTCCGGCAGGGACAACGTTGGCGCGGGCTTCGGTAACTCCGGCAGCAGTCACAACGGCGTCGGTGGGGGCAACTCGGGTACGGACCACGACGGCGCAGGTGGCGGCAACTCCGGCACCAACAACGATGGCGCCGGCGGCGGCAACTCGGGCTCAGACCACAGCGGAGCGAATGGGGGCAACTCCGGTACCAACAATGATGGCGCCGGCGGCGGCAACTCGGGCATCAACAACAGCGGCGCCGGAGGCGGCAACGCCGGCTCCGGCAACTCCGGCAGCAACGGCAGCTCCGGCGAGAACAACTTCGGCAGCGGCGGAAACTCCGGCTTCAGCAACAGCGGCAGCGCTGGACAATCGGGGACGGGCAACAGCGGCGGCGCCGGAAATTCCGGCACCAACAACAGCGGCTCCCTCGGCAGCTCGGGGCAGGCGAACGGCGGCGCGGGCGGCAACTCGGGCGTCGGCAATAGCGGCAGCGCCGGTAACTCCGGCAACGGCAACTCCGGCAGTGCCGGAAACTCCGGCTTCAACAACTCCGGCGGCGGCGGCAACTCGGGCACCAACAACACCGGCGTCACCTTCGGCAGCTCGGGCGCCAACAACATTGCCGCAGGAGGCAATTCGGGTACCAGCAACTCCGGTAGCGGCGGCAACTCCGGCTCCGGCAACTCCGGTAGCGCCGGCAACTCGGGGCTGAACAACCAAGGTGGCGGCGGCAACTCGGGTACCAGCAACACCGGCGCCACCTTCGGGAGCTCGGGACTCAACAACGCGGCGGCCGGGGGCAGTTCAGGCAGAGGCAACAACGGCACCGCCGGCAACTCCGGCTTCAACAACAACGGCAGTGGCGGGCAGTCGGGCACCGGAAACAACGGCGGCGCCGGCACCTCGGGTTCCGGCAACAACGCGGCCGGCGGCAGTTCCGGTTCGAACAACAATGGCACCGCGGGGAATTCGGGCACCGGTAACAACGGCAGCGCCGGTAATTCGGGCTCGGGCAACAACGGCAGCGCGGGCAGCTCGGGCGCCAACAACAACGTGATCAGCTTCGGCAGTTCGGGAACCGGGAATATCGCCGCGTCCGGCAGCTCCGGGTCGGGCAACTCCGGCAGCGGTGGGGACTCGGGCACCGACAACGCCGGCAGCGCCGGCAGCTCCGGCAACAACAACAACGGCACCGCCGGCAGCTCGGGCAGCGGCAACGTCGGCGGCGGCAACGCCGGCACCGGCAACATCGGTTTCGGCAGCTCGGGGGGCACCAACATCGGCGCCGGCAGTTCGGGCACCAGCAACCCGGGTGCGGGCAACGCGGGCACCGGCAACGTCGGCGCGGGCACGTCGGGTATCAACAATCCCGGCACCGGCAGCTCCGGAAACCAGAACTTCGGCTTCGGCACGTCCGGGAACTACAACGCCGGCGCCGGCAACTCGGGTACCTTCAACCCGGGTGCGGGCAGTTCGGGTCTGTTCAACATCTATGCCGGCGACTCCGGTTACCTGGCCTCTGGTCTGGGCAACTCGGGCCTGCTCACGTTCGGCGCCGGGAACTCGGGCGCGGTGACCCCGGGGGCCGGCAACTCCGGCTGGCTCCTGGCAGGTCTGGGCAACTCCGGAACGCTCAACCTGGGCTCGGCCCTGTCCGGCCTGGTGGCGTTCGGCGCCGCCAATTCGGGACTGCTGAACATCGGCACCACCCTGTCCGGTTTCGCCAACCTCGGCGTCTACAACGCCGGTCTGTTGGACATCGGTTACCTGCCGCGGGCACTCTATGTCGGCAATCTTGCCCTCGAGGTCGCCAACTTCCTTCTCCGGCAACTGACGGCTCTGCTTCCCGGCGTGTGA
- a CDS encoding alpha/beta hydrolase translates to MMTTLDGFSAHVGVAGPENGVVVVILGAEQRAVAAYDAICERLHTASLRTVVIAADPRLTAKSVIGLLDALGVGWAVVVGDRDGAELAWELAATKLGRFAGLVVIDRGHPAVAGADGRVRDGHCPPVEIGTTMLVSSPAARDAARDSQRLVFSDYRVVDLAGRRNAQESTAQLATEIVLRTSAW, encoded by the coding sequence ATGATGACCACACTCGACGGGTTCTCTGCCCACGTGGGAGTTGCCGGCCCGGAGAACGGCGTGGTGGTGGTGATCCTCGGTGCCGAGCAACGCGCGGTGGCGGCCTACGACGCGATCTGCGAACGTCTGCACACAGCCTCGCTGAGAACCGTCGTCATCGCCGCGGACCCTCGATTGACCGCCAAGTCGGTGATCGGCCTCCTCGACGCTCTGGGGGTCGGTTGGGCGGTGGTGGTCGGCGACCGCGACGGGGCCGAACTCGCATGGGAATTGGCGGCCACCAAATTGGGTCGGTTCGCCGGCCTGGTCGTCATCGATCGCGGACATCCGGCCGTGGCCGGCGCCGACGGGAGGGTCCGCGACGGCCACTGTCCGCCGGTCGAGATCGGCACCACGATGTTGGTCAGTTCGCCGGCCGCGCGAGACGCGGCGCGCGACAGTCAACGGCTGGTCTTCTCCGATTACCGCGTGGTGGATCTGGCCGGCCGCCGCAATGCCCAGGAGTCAACAGCGCAGTTGGCCACCGAGATCGTGCTGCGTACCAGCGCCTGGTAG
- a CDS encoding glutamine synthetase family protein produces MPQYDSSRLSLAELAQLVGTGDVDTVIVAFTDMQGRLVGKRVAGRFFADEVAAHGAECCSYLVAVDVDLNTVPGYAMSSWETGYGDMVMRPDLTTLRLVPWLPGTALVIADLSWADGSPVAVSPRAILRRQLDRLARRELVADVATELEFIVFDQSYRQAWAGGYRDLTPASDYNIDYAIMASSRMEPLLRDIRLGMQGAGLRVEAIKGECNNGQQEIGFRYDEALVTCDNHAIYKNGAKEIADQHAKSLTFMAKYDEREGNSCHIHLSLRGTDGSATFADGNGGMSASFRSFVAGLLATVRELTLFFAPNINSYKRFADGSFAPTAVAWGLDNRTCALRVVGHASSIRVECRVPGGDVNQYLAVAALIAGGLYGIDQGLELGEPYAGNAYQAQDVERLPTTLGEAAALFGESALAREAFGDDVVAHYLNNARVELQAFNAAVTDWERIRGFERL; encoded by the coding sequence GTGCCGCAATACGATTCGTCGCGCCTATCGTTGGCCGAGCTCGCGCAGCTGGTTGGCACCGGTGACGTGGACACGGTTATCGTCGCGTTCACCGATATGCAGGGTCGGCTGGTCGGCAAACGAGTGGCCGGCCGATTCTTCGCCGACGAGGTGGCCGCGCACGGTGCCGAGTGCTGCAGTTATCTGGTGGCCGTCGACGTCGACCTGAACACCGTGCCCGGCTACGCCATGTCGAGTTGGGAGACCGGCTACGGCGACATGGTGATGAGGCCGGACCTGACCACGTTACGGCTGGTGCCGTGGCTGCCCGGCACGGCGCTGGTGATCGCGGATCTGTCGTGGGCCGACGGCAGTCCGGTGGCCGTCTCGCCGCGCGCGATCCTGCGCCGCCAGCTCGACCGGCTGGCGCGGCGCGAACTGGTCGCCGACGTGGCCACCGAGCTGGAGTTCATCGTGTTCGACCAGTCCTACCGGCAGGCGTGGGCCGGCGGTTACCGCGACCTCACACCGGCCAGCGACTACAACATCGACTACGCGATCATGGCCTCGTCGCGTATGGAACCGCTGCTGCGCGATATCCGGCTGGGCATGCAGGGCGCGGGCCTGCGGGTCGAGGCCATCAAAGGCGAATGCAACAACGGCCAGCAGGAGATCGGCTTCCGCTACGACGAGGCCCTGGTCACCTGCGACAACCACGCCATCTACAAGAACGGCGCCAAGGAGATCGCCGACCAACACGCCAAGAGCTTGACGTTCATGGCGAAATACGATGAACGCGAAGGCAATAGCTGTCACATCCACCTGTCGCTGCGCGGCACGGACGGCAGTGCTACGTTCGCCGACGGAAACGGCGGAATGTCGGCGTCGTTTCGCAGCTTCGTCGCCGGCCTACTGGCCACCGTGCGCGAGCTCACCTTGTTCTTCGCGCCGAACATCAATTCCTACAAGCGATTCGCCGACGGCAGCTTCGCGCCGACGGCGGTGGCCTGGGGGCTGGACAACCGCACCTGCGCGCTGCGGGTGGTCGGACACGCAAGCAGCATCCGGGTGGAATGCCGCGTGCCCGGCGGCGACGTCAACCAGTACCTCGCGGTAGCCGCGCTGATCGCGGGCGGGCTGTACGGTATCGATCAGGGTCTCGAGCTCGGTGAGCCGTACGCCGGCAACGCCTACCAAGCACAGGATGTCGAGCGGCTGCCCACCACACTGGGCGAGGCCGCCGCGCTGTTCGGGGAATCGGCGCTGGCACGCGAGGCCTTCGGCGACGACGTGGTCGCGCACTACCTGAACAACGCGCGCGTGGAACTGCAGGCGTTCAACGCCGCGGTCACCGACTGGGAGAGGATTCGTGGTTTTGAACGGCTCTAG
- a CDS encoding gamma-glutamyl-gamma-aminobutyrate hydrolase family protein, protein MVLNGSRPAGAGPVVGLSMYLEQVRTGVWDIPAAYLPADYFEGVTLAGGIPVLLPPQQVHADTVNRLLDSLDALVITGGYDLDPAAYGQHPHPTTDEPRSNRDAWEFALLTAALDRRLPVLGICRGAQLLNVAFGGTLHQHLPEVIGHSGHRAGNGVFSRLPVRTVPGTRAAALLGETADVPCYHHQAIDKVGDGLVVGAWDADGVVEAVELPGDAFALAVQWHPEKSLDDLRLFRALLDAARSYAAT, encoded by the coding sequence GTGGTTTTGAACGGCTCTAGGCCCGCCGGCGCCGGCCCCGTGGTCGGCCTTTCGATGTATCTCGAGCAGGTGCGGACCGGGGTCTGGGACATCCCCGCTGCATACCTGCCGGCCGACTACTTCGAGGGCGTGACGCTGGCCGGTGGCATACCGGTGCTGTTGCCACCGCAACAGGTGCACGCCGACACGGTGAACCGCCTCTTGGACAGCCTGGACGCCCTGGTGATCACTGGGGGGTACGACCTGGACCCGGCGGCCTACGGCCAGCATCCGCACCCCACCACCGACGAACCGCGCAGCAACCGGGACGCCTGGGAGTTCGCATTGTTGACTGCGGCGCTGGACCGGCGGCTGCCGGTGCTGGGCATCTGTCGCGGCGCCCAACTGCTCAACGTCGCGTTCGGCGGCACCCTGCACCAACACCTGCCCGAGGTGATCGGTCACTCGGGTCACCGTGCCGGCAACGGCGTGTTCAGCAGACTTCCGGTGCGCACGGTGCCGGGGACGAGGGCGGCGGCGTTGCTGGGCGAGACCGCCGACGTGCCCTGCTACCACCATCAGGCCATCGACAAGGTGGGGGACGGGCTGGTCGTCGGCGCCTGGGACGCCGACGGGGTGGTCGAGGCGGTCGAGCTGCCCGGTGACGCCTTTGCCCTTGCGGTGCAATGGCATCCGGAGAAGTCGCTGGACGACCTGCGATTGTTCAGGGCATTGCTGGACGCCGCCCGGTCGTACGCCGCGACATGA